The following proteins are co-located in the Flectobacillus major DSM 103 genome:
- a CDS encoding AMP nucleosidase — MKTKEEIVNNWLPRYTGTAIEDFGQYILLTNFRNYVDMFADQFGVAINGIDRPMQTATANNITIINFGMGSPMAATVMDILTAIEPKAVLFLGKCGGLKKNLALGDLILPIAAVRGEGTSDEYMPKEVPALPSFRLQRSVSSMIKKHELDYWTGLIYTTNRRVWEHDEQFKQYLTDIRAMGIDMETATIFTVGFANKIPHGALLLVSDNPMTPDGVKTEESDKKVTVNFVEKHLQIGIDSLEELAMSGESVKHLRFE, encoded by the coding sequence ATGAAAACAAAAGAGGAAATAGTAAACAATTGGTTGCCAAGATATACTGGCACAGCTATCGAAGATTTTGGACAATATATTTTATTGACCAACTTCAGAAATTATGTAGATATGTTTGCTGATCAGTTTGGTGTTGCTATCAACGGTATCGACCGTCCAATGCAAACTGCTACAGCTAATAATATTACCATTATTAATTTTGGGATGGGTTCGCCAATGGCCGCTACTGTAATGGACATTCTGACAGCCATAGAACCTAAAGCTGTTTTATTTTTAGGAAAATGTGGCGGCTTAAAAAAGAATCTTGCTCTTGGTGATTTGATTTTGCCTATTGCTGCCGTAAGGGGAGAGGGTACTTCCGACGAATACATGCCTAAAGAAGTGCCAGCCTTGCCTTCTTTCCGATTGCAAAGGTCTGTTTCTTCTATGATTAAAAAACACGAACTTGATTATTGGACAGGGTTGATATACACTACCAATCGCCGTGTTTGGGAGCACGACGAGCAGTTTAAGCAGTACTTGACAGATATTCGTGCAATGGGAATAGACATGGAAACGGCTACTATTTTTACAGTAGGTTTTGCCAACAAAATTCCACACGGAGCTTTATTATTGGTATCAGACAACCCAATGACTCCCGATGGTGTAAAAACAGAGGAAAGTGATAAAAAAGTAACGGTCAATTTTGTAGAAAAACACCTGCAAATTGGTATTGATTCTCTTGAAGAATTGGCAATGTCTGGCGAATCAGTGAAACACCTTCGTTTTGAATAG
- a CDS encoding tetratricopeptide repeat protein — protein MKKSFYSSLLSILLISFNGYSQQTLPTQTFQELMDLGVMQSRQGNYPAAQNYFTQALQLQPDNAVAFYSRGVTKSNLKDNRGAINDFDKAIEINPRYADAYVGRGTSKARQDDHKGALQDYNRGIDLNPVDANAYFSRGYSKSKLENYKGALSDYNKSLDLTPDNALGYSARGVVKQKLEDYKGSLEDFSKAIELSPKRPSSYSGRAYSKMKMTDYKGAIADYGKALEISPEDAESLYYRGFCKSQMEDYAGAQIDFDRALGQDPENAPAYYGRGFAKNKLGKTKEAIDDFNKAVSIGNIESKKVIFAGPITKQILDDLRSGVSERLKMAEMSSERSEVYFNRGLSKAKIGDTKSAIEDYNKAIALNPTFAEAYFTRGMVKSQLGDQRSAIQDCTNALKLNPKYAEAFYVRGIIRHALGDMEGCNDLSKAGELGYTAAYAVIRDFCN, from the coding sequence ATGAAAAAGAGTTTTTATTCTTCTTTATTATCCATTTTGCTGATTAGTTTCAACGGATATTCACAACAAACACTACCTACCCAGACTTTTCAGGAGTTGATGGATTTGGGAGTCATGCAAAGTCGTCAAGGCAATTATCCAGCAGCACAAAATTATTTCACACAAGCTCTTCAGCTTCAGCCCGACAACGCTGTGGCTTTCTATAGTAGAGGTGTAACAAAATCAAACCTCAAAGATAACCGAGGTGCAATCAACGATTTTGACAAAGCTATTGAAATCAACCCTCGTTATGCCGATGCGTATGTGGGGCGTGGTACAAGCAAAGCTCGCCAAGATGACCACAAAGGTGCATTACAAGATTATAACCGTGGTATCGACCTCAACCCTGTAGATGCCAATGCTTATTTTAGTCGTGGTTATAGTAAGTCTAAATTAGAAAATTATAAAGGTGCACTTTCTGATTACAACAAATCTTTGGATTTGACCCCCGACAATGCCCTAGGGTATTCTGCCAGAGGTGTAGTTAAGCAAAAATTAGAAGATTACAAAGGGAGTTTAGAAGATTTTTCAAAAGCAATTGAACTTAGCCCCAAACGACCGTCTTCATATTCTGGCCGTGCTTACAGCAAAATGAAAATGACCGATTATAAAGGTGCTATCGCTGACTACGGAAAAGCTCTTGAAATTAGCCCTGAAGATGCAGAATCGCTATATTATCGTGGTTTCTGTAAAAGCCAGATGGAAGACTATGCTGGAGCTCAAATTGATTTTGACAGAGCTTTGGGCCAAGACCCCGAAAATGCTCCTGCTTACTATGGCCGTGGTTTTGCTAAAAATAAATTAGGTAAAACAAAAGAAGCTATTGATGATTTCAACAAAGCTGTTTCTATTGGCAATATCGAATCTAAAAAAGTGATTTTTGCTGGCCCTATTACTAAGCAAATCCTAGACGATTTGCGTAGTGGTGTGTCTGAAAGATTGAAAATGGCAGAAATGTCGTCTGAGCGTTCGGAAGTATATTTTAACCGTGGGCTTTCTAAAGCAAAAATCGGTGATACGAAGTCGGCTATTGAAGATTATAACAAAGCTATTGCATTAAACCCTACTTTTGCAGAAGCGTATTTTACCAGAGGTATGGTAAAATCGCAATTGGGCGACCAGCGTTCGGCTATTCAAGATTGTACCAATGCCCTCAAATTGAACCCTAAATATGCCGAAGCATTCTATGTACGAGGTATTATTCGTCATGCCTTGGGCGATATGGAAGGTTGCAACGACTTGAGTAAAGCAGGTGAACTAGGATACACAGCAGCTTATGCCGTTATTAGAGACTTTTGTAATTAA
- a CDS encoding OmpA family protein, which yields MKFDYRYNIKKIALGLFLGLGLFMEGCQIFNRNTIVEDTRWNRTNSSYSSGQTYSPPQARVLSAEERMNQYFDAQTAELKKQIKISPVNKVNPKLIHIRFDTDSYFIGNSEVPSEFAKMNIGNLGRVLQMYPYTSVIIESYTDDNGTDDYNDRLSLRRVSQVANYLVLMGVAPQRLKAAWYGKRNSIATNATPEGQRMNRRMEIFVMPHKSLYDKISSDMRLATNN from the coding sequence ATGAAATTTGACTACCGATACAACATAAAAAAGATTGCATTAGGACTTTTCCTTGGTTTGGGTTTATTTATGGAGGGATGCCAAATTTTCAATAGAAACACTATTGTAGAGGATACCCGATGGAACAGAACCAATAGTAGTTACTCTTCTGGACAAACGTACTCGCCACCCCAAGCACGGGTGCTGTCGGCTGAAGAACGAATGAACCAATACTTTGACGCTCAGACGGCTGAGCTTAAAAAGCAAATTAAAATTAGCCCTGTCAATAAAGTAAACCCCAAGCTAATCCATATACGCTTTGACACCGATTCTTATTTTATTGGCAATAGCGAAGTACCATCTGAATTTGCAAAAATGAATATCGGAAATTTAGGAAGAGTTTTGCAAATGTACCCTTATACTTCGGTGATTATTGAAAGCTATACCGACGACAACGGAACAGATGATTATAACGATAGATTATCCTTGAGAAGGGTTTCGCAAGTGGCCAATTACTTGGTATTAATGGGTGTTGCACCCCAAAGACTCAAAGCCGCATGGTATGGAAAACGCAATTCAATTGCTACAAATGCCACTCCTGAAGGCCAAAGAATGAACAGAAGAATGGAAATTTTTGTGATGCCGCACAAAAGTTTATATGATAAAATTAGTAGCGATATGCGATTGGCAACAAACAACTAG
- a CDS encoding 1,4-dihydroxy-2-naphthoate polyprenyltransferase, which produces MKNWISAARPRTLPLALASILMGSFLAAGHDAFSWKIFWLAVLTTTFLQVLSNFANDYGDTVSGVDNADRKVATRAVQTGAITREQMRNAIILMSVLSFIAGSWLIVEGLSNTSFKTILSFFGLGILAIIASITYTVGKKPYGYMGLGDISVLIFFGWVGVMGTYFLHTHQFDWYNFLPATSCGLFAVGVLNINNIRDIESDTKTGKNSIPVRLGKDKAVIYHWILLITGFLCAVVYTSIMPEGSHWIHWIFLITLPLLIKIGRGVAEGQTPAQIDPFLKRMALTTLLFVITFGLSQIL; this is translated from the coding sequence ATGAAAAATTGGATATCTGCTGCTCGTCCACGAACCTTACCTTTGGCATTAGCCAGTATTCTAATGGGAAGCTTTTTGGCGGCTGGGCACGATGCTTTCTCTTGGAAGATTTTTTGGCTCGCTGTACTCACCACCACTTTCTTACAAGTACTATCTAACTTTGCCAATGATTATGGCGATACCGTAAGTGGCGTAGACAATGCCGACCGCAAAGTGGCTACTCGTGCCGTACAAACAGGAGCTATTACCCGTGAACAAATGCGTAATGCTATTATTTTGATGTCGGTGTTGTCATTTATTGCAGGTTCTTGGCTCATTGTAGAAGGCTTGAGCAATACAAGTTTCAAAACTATTCTTAGCTTTTTTGGCTTAGGGATTTTGGCCATTATTGCGTCTATTACTTATACCGTTGGAAAAAAACCTTACGGCTATATGGGTCTTGGCGATATATCGGTACTTATATTTTTTGGCTGGGTTGGTGTAATGGGTACGTACTTTTTGCACACTCATCAGTTTGATTGGTACAACTTTTTACCAGCTACCTCTTGTGGGCTTTTTGCGGTGGGGGTTCTCAATATCAATAATATCAGAGATATTGAATCGGATACAAAAACGGGAAAAAACTCTATTCCTGTGCGTTTGGGAAAAGACAAAGCCGTAATATACCACTGGATTTTGTTAATAACAGGTTTTTTATGTGCTGTGGTTTATACCAGCATTATGCCCGAAGGTAGCCATTGGATTCACTGGATATTCTTGATTACCTTACCATTGCTTATCAAAATAGGTAGAGGTGTCGCAGAGGGCCAAACGCCTGCACAAATTGACCCTTTTTTAAAAAGAATGGCTTTAACAACCCTTCTTTTTGTAATTACTTTTGGACTAAGCCAAATTTTATAG
- a CDS encoding glutathione peroxidase, whose protein sequence is MILKLMKIGSLLSALAIPFTQNDIESKPAGIEVVASKSLYDFKVKSLEGKVVDLSIYKGKKVVILNTASKCGFTPQYADWEAFYKSHKDKVVVLGFPSNEFGGQEPGSDSEISSFCQKNYGVSFPMFSKVVVKGDGKCDLYKWLTTKELNGWNDKEPSWNFCKYLINEKGELVNFFASKVKPDSEEFLAAINK, encoded by the coding sequence ATGATTCTGAAACTAATGAAAATCGGAAGTTTATTGAGTGCATTGGCCATTCCTTTTACTCAAAACGACATCGAAAGCAAACCCGCTGGAATAGAGGTAGTTGCTAGTAAATCGTTGTATGATTTTAAAGTAAAATCATTGGAGGGAAAAGTCGTAGACCTTTCTATCTACAAAGGTAAGAAAGTGGTTATCTTGAATACTGCATCCAAATGTGGCTTTACGCCTCAATATGCAGACTGGGAAGCGTTTTATAAAAGCCATAAAGACAAAGTCGTAGTATTGGGCTTTCCGTCTAACGAATTTGGTGGACAAGAGCCTGGTTCTGACAGTGAAATTTCTTCTTTTTGCCAAAAAAACTACGGAGTTAGCTTTCCTATGTTCTCGAAGGTAGTTGTGAAAGGTGATGGCAAATGTGACCTTTACAAATGGCTTACTACCAAAGAACTAAACGGATGGAACGACAAAGAACCATCTTGGAACTTCTGCAAATACTTGATTAATGAAAAAGGAGAGCTTGTTAATTTCTTTGCCTCGAAGGTAAAACCTGATAGTGAAGAATTTTTAGCGGCTATCAATAAGTAA
- the argS gene encoding arginine--tRNA ligase gives MNIEKILQDSIQTALKNEFEVTEAHIALQPTRKDFEGFYTFVVFPYVKALRKSPAEIGNAIGNYLIANTSIVSAFNVVQGFLNISIADSAWTSVFHTIAADTSFGQLTPKDETVMVEYSSPNTNKPLHLGHLRNNFLGFSVAQILAANGYNVIKANLVNDRGIHICKSMLAYQKFGHNETPQSANLKGDHLVGKYYVEFDKHYKVEIDALKAQGLSEDDAKKQAPLLLEAQNMLLKWEQGDEEVVALWQKMNDWVFEGFAQTYKTMGVSFDKMYKESATYLLGKETVEEGLAAGVFFKKEDGSVWIDLTDEGLDQKLVLRKDGTSVYITQDMGTADLKYKDFGMSKSLYVVGNEQDYHFEVLFKILKKLGRPYAEGCYHLSYGMVDLPSGKMKSREGTVVDADDLMQEMKDTARERTDELGKIDGFSKEEAEELYQTLAMGALKYFLLKVDPKKRMLFNPAESIDFQGNTGPFVQYTHARICSILKKAVDLGIDIATPSQYAQLHEVEREIIFILSEYPQKVADAGREYSPALIAQYVYDLAKSYNRLFADLSIFNAESPEAMQFRVQLSKCVGETIKKGMALLGINVPNRM, from the coding sequence ATGAACATCGAAAAAATATTACAAGACAGTATCCAAACAGCCCTCAAAAATGAATTTGAGGTAACCGAAGCCCATATTGCCCTTCAGCCTACTCGTAAGGATTTTGAAGGGTTTTATACATTCGTAGTATTTCCTTATGTAAAAGCCCTTCGCAAATCGCCTGCCGAAATCGGGAATGCTATTGGCAATTACCTTATTGCTAATACTTCTATTGTAAGTGCATTCAATGTTGTACAAGGTTTTTTGAATATCTCAATTGCAGATTCGGCATGGACATCGGTATTTCATACCATTGCCGCAGATACTAGCTTTGGCCAACTTACCCCCAAGGACGAAACCGTTATGGTGGAGTATTCTTCGCCAAATACCAATAAGCCTTTGCACTTAGGGCACCTGCGCAATAACTTTTTAGGCTTTTCGGTAGCACAAATTTTGGCAGCCAATGGCTACAATGTAATCAAAGCAAACCTTGTCAACGACCGTGGTATTCATATTTGTAAGTCGATGTTGGCTTATCAAAAATTTGGCCATAACGAAACGCCCCAATCGGCCAACCTGAAAGGTGACCATTTGGTAGGAAAATACTATGTAGAGTTCGACAAACACTACAAAGTAGAAATAGATGCCCTAAAAGCACAGGGGCTGTCGGAAGATGATGCCAAAAAACAAGCTCCATTGTTGCTCGAAGCCCAAAATATGCTATTGAAATGGGAACAAGGAGACGAAGAAGTGGTGGCACTTTGGCAAAAAATGAACGATTGGGTATTTGAAGGTTTTGCCCAAACGTACAAAACAATGGGGGTTAGTTTCGATAAAATGTACAAAGAATCGGCCACTTATTTGTTGGGTAAAGAAACCGTAGAAGAAGGTTTGGCAGCAGGTGTTTTCTTCAAAAAAGAAGACGGTTCAGTATGGATTGACCTCACCGACGAAGGACTTGACCAAAAACTAGTTTTGCGTAAAGATGGTACATCGGTATATATTACCCAAGATATGGGAACAGCCGATTTGAAATACAAAGATTTTGGTATGTCAAAATCACTGTATGTAGTAGGCAACGAGCAGGACTATCACTTTGAAGTATTATTCAAAATTTTGAAGAAATTAGGCCGTCCGTATGCAGAAGGTTGTTATCATTTGAGCTATGGTATGGTCGACCTGCCATCGGGTAAAATGAAGTCACGCGAGGGAACAGTGGTAGATGCCGACGACCTAATGCAAGAAATGAAAGATACTGCCCGTGAACGTACCGATGAATTAGGCAAAATTGATGGTTTCTCAAAAGAAGAAGCAGAAGAACTTTACCAAACCTTGGCAATGGGTGCTTTGAAATATTTCTTACTAAAAGTAGACCCCAAGAAAAGAATGCTGTTTAACCCTGCCGAATCTATTGACTTCCAAGGCAATACAGGGCCATTTGTACAATATACTCACGCTCGTATTTGTTCTATCTTGAAAAAAGCAGTAGATTTAGGTATTGATATTGCAACGCCAAGCCAATATGCCCAACTACACGAAGTTGAACGTGAAATTATCTTTATACTAAGCGAATATCCACAAAAAGTAGCAGATGCAGGACGCGAATATTCGCCAGCCTTGATTGCCCAATATGTGTACGATTTAGCTAAATCATACAACCGACTTTTTGCAGATTTGAGCATATTTAATGCCGAAAGCCCAGAGGCGATGCAGTTCAGAGTACAGTTATCAAAATGTGTTGGCGAAACAATTAAGAAAGGAATGGCGTTATTAGGTATAAATGTTCCTAATAGAATGTAA